A DNA window from Entelurus aequoreus isolate RoL-2023_Sb linkage group LG24, RoL_Eaeq_v1.1, whole genome shotgun sequence contains the following coding sequences:
- the LOC133641566 gene encoding serine/threonine-protein kinase H1 homolog: MGCRNSKVLPEPPGDVQLDLVKKVDPHHQTDVFKHFIRGDGTLSKVGEAGGEREDKAGSASPLLTQAQAATPVASTQQPKNPSEVSDPQRKKVAKYRAKFDPRVTAKYDIKALIGRGSFSRVVRVEHKSTRQPYAIKMIETRYREGREVCESELCVLRRVRHTNIIQLMEVFETAERVYMVMELATGGELFDRIIARGSFTERDATRVLQMVLDGVKYLHTLGITHRDLKPENLLYYHPGADSKIIITDFGLASSRKKGDECLMKTTCGTPEYIAPEILVRKPYTNAVDMWALGVISYILLSGTMPFEDDNRMRLYRQILKGKYSFSGEPWPSVSNLAKDFVERILTVDPSERLTAGQALKHPWIISMAAASSMKNLQRCISQNLLKRASSRCHSTKSAQSTRSSRSTKSNKARRVREKELRELNRRYQQQYNG; the protein is encoded by the exons ATGGGGTGCAGGAACAGTAAGGTCCTCCCTGAGCCTCCAGGGGATGTTCAGTTGGACCTGGTAAAAAAG gTGGATCCGCACCATCAAACTGATGTCTTTAAGCACTTCATTCGAGGTGATGGCACTTTGAGCAAAGTGGGTGAGGCTGGTGGAGAAAGAGAGGACAAGGCCGGCTCCGCCTCCCCATTGCTTACTCAGGCACAAGCTGCCACTCCTGTTGCTTCCACCCAGCAACCTAAAAACCCATCTGAGGTGTCAGACCCTCAAAGGAAAAAAGTGGCAAAATATCGAGCCAAATTTGACCCAAGGGTCACCGCCAAGTATGACATCAAAGCTCTGATAGGTCGAGGAAGTTTTAGCCGCGTGGTCCGCGTTGAACACAAGAGCACTCGGCAGCCATATGCCATAAAGATGATTGAGACACGGTACAGAGAGGGTCGGGAGGTCTGTGAGTCAGAGCTGTGTGTTCTTCGACGGGTTCGCCACACCAATATAATCCAGCTGATGGAGGTCTTTGAGACTGCTGAGCGTGTTTACATGGTGATGGAGCTGGCTACTGGAGGAGAGCTCTTTGACCGCATCATTGCTCGCGGCTCCTTCACGGAGCGAGACGCCACTCGTGTGCTGCAGATGGTGCTGGACGGCGTCAAGTATCTTCACACTTTGGGGATCACGCACCGTGACCTGAAGCCTGAGAACCTGCTGTACTACCACCCGGGAGCAGACTCCAAGATCATCATCACCGACTTTGGTTTGGCCAGCAGCAGGAAGAAGGGAGACGAATGTCTGATGAAGACCACATGCGGCACGCCTGAGTACATTGCCCCAGAGATTCTAGTGAGAAAACCATACACAAATGCTGTGGACATGTGGGCATTGGGGGTGATCTCATACATCCTGCTGAGCGGAACCATGCCATTTGAGGATGACAACCGCATGAGGCTCTACCGTCAGATCCTCAAGGGGAAGTACAGCTTTTCTGGAGAG CCATGGCCGAGCGTGTCCAATCTTGCCAAAGACTTTGTGGAGCGAATTCTAACAGTAGATCCGAGTGAGCGGCTGACTGCCGGCCAGGCTCTCAAGCACCCCTGGATCATCAGCATGGCTGCTGCCTCTTCCATGAAGAACCTCCAACGCTGTATATCTCAGAACCTGCTGAAGCGGGCGTCGTCTCGTTGCCACAGCACCAAGTCAGCTCAGTCCACACGCTCTAGTCGCTCGACCAAATCCAACAAAGCTCGACGCGTTCGAGAAAAGGAGCTGCGCGAGCTGAACCGACGTTATCAGCAGCAGTACAACGGCTGA